tattttaaaatggatAACAAGTTTTAGTTGATGTCACTCAAGTTGCATTTCTCATAAAttcactgaaaatattttatccaCACTTCTCATAATTTAATATCTCATACTTGCAAAAGAAATGAAACTTTGCCATACTTTCACAAGGATCAAAATAAAAGTAGTTTTCAAATACGATGTATTCTGTATTGCTTGTTACAAAATGATCTGTTCCTCATGGTAGGTATTGTTTGTTACATTGTAATCGTAACATCATATTTCTCAGAGAAAATATGTTATTATCACATGCGAACTAAATGTATtgacataacaatcaatatctcctctcaagagcagataactctgcaatatgcaaagtcAGAATACTTCAGAAAGTCATACATCTGGGTACTTCTAATAGTACTTCAGATTATGTCCTCTCACTTATTATGATATACTGGGACTTGCACTTTAGGGTTCCTTTGGAAAGAGAGTGCCAGCAAGTATCAACGAGTGTCTCATGGTAGTTTCTCCAAGAAgacttttgaaaataaaaagtgtATGAAATGTGTGATTAAAAGTTTACAGTTTAAGTTACTTTTGACAACTTATTCTGAAATAGAGGTGTTTGtcctttttaaatattaaaaaatcagTATTATCCAACAAATGAATAACAGTATAATTAAGGACATATCAACAAATGACGTTACCTTTGTATAGaacattttcagaaaatatctaGTACACTTGCTGTCACTTGTCCACACTTGAGAATTGATATAAAAAGAACCAACAAAGGTTCAAGGACAGACATGTATCATAGAGTTGTCTACCATTGCAAGTAGGTaataattgtgatgtcatgtgtttgcaagcgtaacacCATACAAAAAGTGACATGaattttgttcacaaaataataacgtcacaattgatacccaaccataagggaggtaactccaaTGATACAAAGATAGAATAGTGATAAAACAGATGAATAATGAATAATAAGCTTAGTAGTGAGTACAATAAATAAAAGTCACATAGTATGGATATCAATCTAGAAGAGCATGATTTCATATACATGCTACCATATTCACTTTGCATTAAGCCCAACGTAGAAACATACTTTGGATTTCTAAAGAATTCTGGCAATACCCATGTAttcattttatctttaaaattgtttattttagatGAAGTTTCTTGTTGtcttattctgtatttgcatattacggagtaatctgtccttgcgggtaggtattgattgtgacatcatgtgtttgcgagcgtaatgtcacacgtttcggagaaaacaatgtgaattgtgcccacaaaataatgatgtcacaattgatacctacctgcaagggagataactctgcaatatgcaaagatggaatagtaTTTGAAGTAATAACACAAAATTTCTGAATGTATGAGAAGGTTTGAGCTGGTAATTAGAACATTAGATGGATCACATGATGAATTgataccagacatgggctttaCTGCTGTATAAATTAGGTAGTCACAGAAAGACTGTTGATAAATTCACTTAACTGATGACCAAACAGATATTACAGGTATTATTTACTAAATTAGAAACTAAAAGAAAACAAAGTCAAAGTATCTTAAGTCTTATTTTTGAACACTTTCTCCAATCTGTGCTACGTATGTTTTGTACCGGTACATAGATACAGACTGCATTAGTTACTAGAAGAGGCATGAAGTGCCTGTGTGTGCGACGTAATCAgaaaaagatatttaatttgACATCAGATTTAAATTAGTGTTCCTATTTTGATTTGTAAGGAAAAATTCTTTTGAATAATTCAGGTTAAAGTTTACTGACAAATCTGAATTTTGGAGAAAGATAagtattttacagtacatattaaTTACCATAAATCAAGGATAATTCACTATCACACATTGTGACCTAATACTATAAACAAAGAAGTTACCTCTGATCCAAACCTCCCTACACCATACTATGGAAGAATCCATATAGGAATTGCCTACGGTAGATATACATACTTACCTTACCTAGTCAGTCCCTGTCATGATTGGTTTACTTTTTGTCACCTAAGAATTAATCTCCAGGGACAGGTACATTATAATATCACTGATTTATGTTTTGACTATCTTTGACTTTGATTTCTTTGTGTAACAGATGTTATGGTGGTCCCACAGGTGTTGCTGAGCCCTGATTTTCCATGACAAACCCCGAATCCGTGACACAACATCCGTAATGGTTTGTGTTAAATCCCTAATGACCGATTCTACGCCATCAGAGTCATTTCCTTGGACGGTGACAGACAAAATGTCTGCTTCGGTTTTGTTGTCTGATCCAAGACTCAACAAAATcttgtcattttctgtagtacaCAAAATAGCATCCCGCCAGTCCGCTCGCGTAATTACGACTTCCTGCAATGCTGCAGATATCCGTTCAAATGTACCTTCAGGGAGCTGGCCTGGGAATTCATATGCAAATGACATGACCTTTGACCCCTGTGGGAGCATGTCTTGCCAGTGGTTGTCCAGGTCCTGGCCGGCCCATTTCTGGCTGTACCAGGGTACAACCAGGAGCGGGGTACAGGCATTGCTCCCCAAGGGGACCGGAGGTTCAGGCACGCTGTAGCATATGTCTAGGAGAGGCATCAGGACCAGGATGTCGTGGAACTGTTCATAGTCCAGCTGATGGTAGAACCAGAAACAGTTCAACATTGGTCGTGACACCTGTCCATGATTCAGAAATATCTCGACAGAAGCCTCAAAATGTTTCCTGTCAAAGTTTCCTTTGCTCATGAACACTTTGTTCCTATGGTAGTTAAAAAATGCGTCAAAGTCGTGGCGGTAGATAGTGGTAATAAAGTCGACGAGGAGTCGGGGTTTGTGGAAGAGAATCAGAGACATGCCAGGAATATCATGGAACCACAATACTTCTCCTATATCGTGTAAGTACATTAGACACTCTTCAAGGCTTTCACCTTTGATGTCAAAGGTCAAAGCCATGTCCTTGACCTCCTTCAAACGAAGGTAGTAGGACTTCTCCTGCTTGAGTTTGACCTTGAACTTGTTCCAATGGTCCGGTATGCGTCGCTGAGCATGAGGGAACAGTTTGGTATCGATGGCCATGAGTTCTATCTGGTTGATGAGACTGCTGACTCCGGGAAGTCCTTCCACAGAACTAATTACAGAAACTTCCCTGTCAATCTGTATAGGATGTTTGATTAAACCTTCTAGTTTCTTTTTCTCAGATTCTAGATGCTGCATAAGGTCATTTGACCCATTTTCCCCAATTTTGGATTTCTGGTTTTCAATTTCTGTCTGAATTTGTGCTAGCTGCTTTTGAAGATTTTCAAGGTGGCACTTCTGTTGTTTTTCCACCTCTCTTTGAACAATGTCACAAGTTGCCTCCTTAATTTCATCGTCCTCACAAAGGTCAGCCTTTGTACCCACGAGTTTGACCACTGCCCCTGGTGTGTGGGTGTTTAATAGCTCTAGCCACTGACCGACCATCTCGTGATGGCTGTCACTTGTATATGCACTATGATCATACATCACAATCACCATGGACTTAGAGTCCAGAAATATTGGAAAGCACATCTTGTAGGTAGGATCTCCCCCAAAATCGTTGATCACAAACTCCACCGAATTCTCTGTCCGCCATATTGTTTGTTCTATAAATCTGGTCTTGTCAAGCGTCACAGACACCTCACCATTTTGTACAACAAGTTCGTCTTCTTGCACTTCTTCTTTGCTTTTTTCAACAGGTGTAAAATCATCCAGGTGATCATGAATTGTAACATCCTTCTCATCGTTCTCGTTGATCTTCACCAGAGTTTTCCCATCACTGTTGATTTCCCTGATCTTTTCAGCTTTCTCTTTTGGTTGACCGTCTTGGTCCATTTTGTCCTTGATTTCTTTAATCTCTTTTAGAACTTtcttattctttattttttctttttctttcttttcctcCTTCAGTTTTTGCATTTTCTTCCGTATTTTATCTCTCTCTTTCTCAGCCATGAGAGATTTCCCTTGGACAAGACCCCATACAAAGTCTGTCTTTCCACATTGAGATTCGCCCAGCACCAGCATTTTTTGCCTCTGTagattttctgttttgatgataGCAAGTTTCTTcagatattcaaatatttttgctGGCTTTTCTGTCCTCCATACTTCTGGCGGTGGCTGGACTAGCGGGTTGTTGTACAACCACAGGCCGCATTTTCTGAACTTGTCGTAGCTGTGAGCACAGGTGAGACCTTTGAGTTGGTGTAGCTTCATTGGTAGAACAGCGATGCTGTTACTTGTTGCGTCCAGAGTTTCCAATCCTGACAAGTCACAGATCTCATCGGGGAGTGTGGTCAGTTTGTTCTCACAAATAATTAGAGTTTTTAGAGTCTGAAGATAGCTGATTGACGACGGGAGGGTCTGCAGCTGATTTGCCCCAAGGTCAAGTTCAATGAGATTGAGCAACTGACCAATTGTTGATGGGATTTGTTGCAGCTTGTTGTTGCTAGCTCGGAGCTTGATAAGACTTTTAACGTTACCAAGTTCATCAGGAAGAGATGAAATCTGGTTGAATGACAGATCCAGAAAGACAAGATGGTTGAGTGTGTATAAACTCATGGGCAGTGTCTGTATGAAGTTATGGCTGAGATTAAACTCCCGGAGACTGATATTGTAAATCTCCATCAAATTGTTGATCTTTGTGTTCTCCAAGTCCAGACACCGCATGGCGGGAAGTTCAAACACAACCATTGGTATATGTTTAGACTTAATTTGTCCGGTACTAAGATAGTTCTCCATGTATGTTTGATCGACCAGCTTACAGAAATGTCTATAATCAAATGCCAATGTGTGTAGTTTGGGCATTTCTGGAAGGGTCTCGGGTAGtgtttcaatttcatttccCCACATTAGAATTTCTTCCAAGTCCTGACAGTAAGCAATCTCAGGAGGCAGAGTTGCAAGATTTGTGTGCTTCAGGTTTAGACTGATCAGGTTTCCAAGGTTACCAATTTCTGATGGAagcatatttattttattacgaCTAATATCCAAGACTTTCAGACTTGTTAAACGCCAAATCACCGGAGGAATATATGGCAGATTACACTCAGATATGTTCAAATCTTCTAGATTTGTGAGTTCTTTCATTTCCATTGGAAGTCCTGAGAAATCGTTTGGCCGAGCACACCGGATACCGTTCTTGCTTATGTCTAGTTTCTGTAGACTTTTCCATCTTTTGATATCTGGTGGTAGTGTCCTTAGATTGTTGTTGTTGAGGTAAAGCTCCCCGATGTTGGCTTCtgttagagaaaaaaaacatttgtgaGTACATTATGACAGATTTAGAATTACTAAGTTTATCTTTAGTGGTTGTGATATTTTCCAAATTTGGAAAGATATGATTATGATTTCTAAAATTTGATATCTGAAATAATAAGAAGTTGACAAAATATGTTGGATACTTGTTTTAGGTTAAAATCACCATTTTCTTACTCTCAAAATATTCTGCTGAATAGTATGTTTTTGGAAAAATTCCAACAAACAGACTTTTATGTACTTTGGCTAAGTATGTGCACATTGTAGTGTAccatataaattaatatacctGATTAACAATGAGTTTAACAGTATAGAAAGTTTTGAATAGGCACAGATCCTTGTAAGTTCTATGTTTGCGATTGTTCAAATACCAGTCGACATTTTAATTTACCTCAAGGAACACAATTGTTCTTTATATAGATGGCCATTCAAACATTGAATCAATTGGAGAAACGTTCAAATCAGTTAATAATAAGAAATTCACAATTgttagaaatacatgtaataagtatcTGACATGCAGAGGAACAAAAATAAAGCTTAGGAGGATATGCAATCCTCGGTCATCGATCTTAGCTGTCTTGATTTAAAGTGATTAGTCAAACCTTCATTTCTGATAACTTCATACACATTCAGCGGTTCAACAATGGTAGCACAAGCATCATGTTTAAAGCTTTTAAGAACATCAATAgaaaatatctcaaaacattttacatttctCAATAATCAATAGAAGGTAACATTTGACCTTATTTCATGCAGATTTCAGATATTACAGGTCAAGATCAGAAGAAAATGACATTGAATGAGGTCAAGGTTAGACAACTTggaatttgttttataaatgtttgttaCCAATAACAACATGCAGTCAGGATgatatttgtttggtgttttattCCAATGATGAACTGTTTTAATCTGAAGCCATTTCCATGCAGCATTTCTGTCAGTATGAATTACCTACCCTCTCCCAAAACATCAGTTGCAAAGGAGTTTTCTTTGGGAAGTAAATTTACAGGAAAAACATCATTCCAACAATGTATAGACAAATTTACAGGAAAAACATTATTCCAATAATGTATAgataaatattctaaatttgAATCCAGGTAAATTTACAGGAAAAACATCATTCAaacaatgtatagataaataCTCTAAATTTGAATTCAGATAAATTTACAGGAAAAACATTATTCCAACTAGGTATGAATAAATACTCTAAATTTGAATTCAGGTACAATTTTCTAGCACAATAACAACTTTAATAGTAAATACAGTTAAATCTATTTCACTCAAAGATGGATGTCCTATGATAATACTTTGAGTTAtcttagtattttaattaacttTACTTTAATGAATATAGTGTGAAATTTTTATCGGGACCAACAAAACATCTTTAATAAATGGGACATTTGAATCGTAAGTTAATTCCCGTTACGGTTAAAAAACATTGTCAAATGAATTTGATTCGAAAAAGTATAACGGTGAATTCACTGTTTCTTGAGTAAAAGTCTAATGATTTCTCACATTATATCTCCATGGAGTTTAACAACTATAGCTGTTGATCTCTTTCTCTGAAgctattaaatttcatattttccatTACTCAGATAATAATATATTACAGTATATTTTGACTGTGTTCATTTGTTGATTACATTACTGAAGTTTAATTATTTACAGAGAAGTCTGCATTTCAATCAACATTGGTCTTAACATGctcacccctaaagacacatttagactcttctaagtCAAAGACAAGACAAGTCCATTATGAACTTTCAGGGGTGAAGGAGTTAATTTGTTCAATGCTTGGTCAAAAGATTTGGGGTAAAGCTTAAACCACTGCCCATGGTAGATATATTTGGCATATCTTTGTAATCTAATTTGAATCTTactggtattttttttaaaataatctaGCAGTTTCATAACAATTATACTGGATACCCACCGTGTAGAAGACTAACGGGGACTACAGTAAGTCCCTCGCCAGTGAACACCCTTTTCTTCAGTCCCGACTCGGTCAGGTCTGGCACCTTCATGGTGACAGCCTTCTTTTTCTTGGCTGACTTAGCTGAATGGTCTGAGGATGCACTCTTTTTGCTgcgtgatggtgatggtgatttGTCGTTGCTCTTTTTAGAGCGACCTGATTTAGGGGGTGAGCCATGCCGTGCTGACCGTGGTGGAGAGATGCTATCTGAAGTTCTTACTTTGGCTCTCCTAGGCGAGTCTTTTCGTGGAGTGTCAGACTCGAAATCTGACATCTTTTTTGCTTTCTGCAAAGACAGAAATATATGGATTTTAGTAGATTGTTGtgaaaatgttctaaaaatgcatttCAGACTAGTCTTAAGTTCAATCATAATCAAATAAGTCATATTTCAAAATCTGTACTTGATTTTGtgtggatatacatgtatttgcaagAATTTAATGGAAGCAAATTAAGCAAAGGTGTCAGCACCACAAATAATTCCACTTTTACAGTATGCATGTACCTCATTTTCTCATATTTGGAGATTTCAATATGATATGGAAGAATGGTGATCTTGCCTCAGGTGTGtatgattaaatatttttagtGAACAAAAATctctttgttaaatattgaaaaaaaaaatacttaatccaTGCAACTTATCAAAGATATCTAATGTGTTCTGGcattaaatgtttttcttttatgtAAAGCCAATCTGGTAAACTTGTATGGGACTGCAGTTCTACACAATAAAACACTTGTACATATTATGGTTTGGTGCACTGTACCTGCAAAAGTGTACTTTATATATTccgaatattaaaaaaaaaaaaaaattgacaccTGAAGCAGACCTGAAAtttgctgtacatgtatattgtaccatACCCACAATGGGTCATGTAACCTTGTTTCACTAAATGGCAATGGCAGAAGATACTTTAAACACGCTTATTTTAGCGATAGTTTTATTTCAGCGATAGTTTTATTTAGCGAAAGTTTTATTACAGTTTACAGTGCTAATTCATGTACAGCACtgaattttgtaaaaggatatTTCCAGTACTGAAGCACTGAATTGTGCTATTTTAtattctcacttataaatcataatttacagtttttcacatTTGACTGaactaaaataagtacatttactgTAATCATTTGTGCCCCTTTTCCCTAGATCTTGGTCATATTTAAACTTAGATTACTAAAGATGGAAATCAGAGGGAAAAACTATTGTAGTACCTGTTGGTTGATGCCACTTGATCAACATATTAGAAACCCTGTATATAATGTACCACTGTATGGTGTCTATTTACTTGTGATATAGATTTTCAGGCACACACACCTGCCAAAACATTTCTGTATATTATAATAACTGTTTTGTATAATGAAGAATTGTTCACAGtttataaaatttatacatgtaactgtatccatactaaaataatatatttttgtctgGCTCCTGTATGGTTACATCTGCCATGCTATGAATTTTCTCTGCTGTTAAGAACCTCTCTACATGTACctgtaattattttatgtaccatatacatatcatattgaATGTTATATTTGTACTTCATACAAGTTGGTAAACTCAATATCTCGAGTATGTATGATTCTTAAGGTTCTGTTAAAAGCATTCCAGTCTTTGATTACAATACAATAGTTCTGTGTTTGCCAATCCTAAGTAAGCAGATAAATTCATTTCACCTGCAGTTCAAGGTGTATATcaatatgcaaaaataaattcaGTTAATCTTGACTGGATTTCTTTAATCCTGTGCAGTTCTAGTTCTGTTGTGACAGTGTTATAAATGGATTACTTACTTCTTATAACTGTGCAATTAAAATGAAGAATTGATAAGAATACAACAAAAAGTACACATCCAAAGTGCTATTCAAATGTTAAGTTTgtttagtttaacatcctattaacaaccagggtcatgtaaggacgtgccaggtttgatgttGGATGAATACTTGAGTACCCGGAAAAAAtccactgaccagcggtcagtacctgacaactgcctcAGATTGGATTCGAAATTTGTGACCCAGAGATAGAAGGCTTGTGGTaaatgttgggacatcttaaccacttggccaccacggtctgttattatttgattttaaccTTTTTACTATAGCAAATATTGAAGACAACATGGGTAGGAAAACTACGTCCATATTGCATGTTTGGTGCTAAATGTCTCTGTCTTGCACTTTACTACTTTGGGCTTAATAAATACGCACGGACACATACCGGTAGATTATATTTTGAACATTCATTTGATACTTTGTGTTTACAGATACTGtcacatttatcatttattcaaTAAGCAGCTATACAGGTATGGATAGTATTAAAAGCAATGTTTCCCTGTAGCTTACTCTCAATGAAATGAGATTTCAACCTTCAGCTTCATAAATCAGCATATTGACAAATTGTCATGCATAACAGGGGGCAAATCCTCGTCTCCTGGGATTCACTGGTGAGAAGACGCAGCCCGTACAGAGCAGGGTCGGTTATTTATTCAGTGTGAAGTATAGAGATAAAGTCTAATGCTTTGGTGTGTCCTCACCCACGTCAATGCTGAGGTATAAATGGTTTTCTTAAATTTATTACTGCCAAACTAATATATCTGGCAAATAGATGGCATCATTTGGCATTATATGAGCAGTAACAGAAGtacagtgtacctgtactgtatGTATGTTAACTCTGTGGTTATTAACACAAGGCAATATATCTTTTGCTTGGTTTATTAATCTAATGTTCTATTTACAGGAAGGGTCATTTAAGattgtgccaggtttgttggtggaggaaagccagagtacccagagaaaaactacTGGCCAGCTGTCAGTAtctagcaactgccccacatgggattcaaaataacaacccagaggtggaaggcttgttGTAATATATCCTGGCATCTTAAACACTCTGCCACTGTGACCTCATATATATCTTTTGTATTACCGTCTGtcacaatttattttcaaatacaacCACCTCCACAAGTACTCGTCCTGTATTGGTTAATTTTACTTACTCCTATATTACTCATTCTATTCCCCTATCATTTTCACATTCTCCAGAAGTACCCATATTATACCCCTATCATTTTCAAATTCTCCAGAAGTACCCATATTATGCCCCTATCATTTTCACATTCTCCAGAAGTACCCATATTATACCCCTATCATTTTCAAATTCTCCAGAAGTACCCATATTATACCCCTATCATTTTCAAATTCTCCAGAAGTACCCATATTATACCCCTATCATTTTCACAAACGAAGCAACAAAATCTGATTGCAGGGATGTTTAAGAGAAATGTACAAATGACACCTTAATGTATCTTTTGGCTTAGTTTGGCTAATGTTCTATTAATACCCAGGGCCATCTAAGGATATGCCATGTTTAGGAATTAGAGGAAAATTGCAGGGTACTTGAGGAAAACCACCAACATGTCGTTTCAAACCCACTGCCCAGATGTGGATGACTAAGTAGGCCACCACAGCccatttgacattttattggTTGTTGTGACATATTGTTGTCATATCACATCTTGTGCTATACAACATACTTCTAACATTCTGAGGTCCATCAAGAATAAAACTTATAAACAGCTGTGTGATTATTCACTATCCTCCAATGTAATTAGTGGTGTATattgtgactgggtggggtatGCTGTTCTATGTCTTTGGTGGTAGGctacagtgatataacactatacagtactgtgtgattGTTCACTATCCTCCAATAGAGAAGGAATTGAAGTACACTGCTGTAATTAGTGGTGTATattgtgactgggtggggtgtgctgttctatGTCTTTGGTGGTAGGctacagtgatataacactatacagtactgtgtgattGTTCACTATCCTCCAATAGAGAAGGAATTGAAGTACACTGCTGTAATCAGTgatgtataatgtgactgggtggggtgtgctgttctatGTCTTTGGTGGTAGGctacagtgatataacactatacagtactgtgtgattGTTCACTATCCTCCAATAGAGAAGGAATTGAAGTACACTGCTGTAATCAGTGATGTATattgtgactgggtggggtgtgctgttctatGTCTTTGGTGGTAGGctacagtgatataacactatacagtactgtgtgattGTTCACTATCCTCCAATAGAGAAGGAATTGAAGTACACTGCTGTAATCAGTGATGTATattgtgactgggtggggtgtgctgttctatGTCTTTGGTGGTAGGctacagtgatataacactatacagtactgtgtgattGTTCACTATCCTCCAATAGAGAAGGAATTGAAGTACACTGCTGTAATTAGTgatgtataatgtgactgggtggggtgtgctgttctatGTCTTTGGTGGTAGGctacagtgatataacactatacagtactgtgtgattGTTCACTATCCTCCAATAGAGAAGGAATTGAAGTACACTGCTGTAATTAGTgatgtataatgtgactgggtggggtgtgctgttctatGTCTTTGGTGGTAGGctacagtgatataacactatacagtactgtgtgattGTTCACTATCCTCCAATGGAGAAGGAATTGAAGTACACTGCTGTAATTAGTGATGTATattgtgactgggtggggtgtgctgttctatGTCTTTGGTGGTAGGctacagtgatataacactatacagtactgtgtgattGTTCACTATCCTCCAATAGAGAAGGAATTGAAGTACACTGCTGTAATCAGTgatgtataatgtgactgggtggggtgtgctgttctatGTCTTTGGTGGTAGGctacagtgatataacactatacagtactgtgtgattGTTCACTATCCTCCAATAGAGAAGGAATTGAAGTACACTGCTGTAATCAGTgatgtataatgtgactgggtggggtgtgctgttctatGTCTTTGGTGGTAGGctacagtgatataacactatacagtactgtgtgattGTTCACTATCCTCCAATAGAGAAGGAATTGAAGTACACTGCTGTAATTAGTGATGTATattgtgactgggtggggtgtgctgttctatGTCTTTGGTGGTAGGctacagtgatataacactatacagtactgtgtgattGTTCACTATCCTCCAATAGAGAAGGAATTGATGTACACTGCTGTAATTAGTGATGTATattgtgactgggtggggtgtgctgttctatGTCTTTGGTGGTAGGctacagtgatataacactatacagtactgtgtgattGTTCACTATCCTCCAATAGAGAAG
The DNA window shown above is from Argopecten irradians isolate NY chromosome 8, Ai_NY, whole genome shotgun sequence and carries:
- the LOC138329189 gene encoding malignant fibrous histiocytoma-amplified sequence 1 homolog isoform X1; its protein translation is MIKGAKFKRPPHVTFKHEDSQNGGPKSQKAKKMSDFESDTPRKDSPRRAKVRTSDSISPPRSARHGSPPKSGRSKKSNDKSPSPSRSKKSASSDHSAKSAKKKKAVTMKVPDLTESGLKKRVFTGEGLTVVPVSLLHENSFATDVLGEEANIGELYLNNNNLRTLPPDIKRWKSLQKLDISKNGIRCARPNDFSGLPMEMKELTNLEDLNISECNLPYIPPVIWRLTSLKVLDISRNKINMLPSEIGNLGNLISLNLKHTNLATLPPEIAYCQDLEEILMWGNEIETLPETLPEMPKLHTLAFDYRHFCKLVDQTYMENYLSTGQIKSKHIPMVVFELPAMRCLDLENTKINNLMEIYNISLREFNLSHNFIQTLPMSLYTLNHLVFLDLSFNQISSLPDELGNVKSLIKLRASNNKLQQIPSTIGQLLNLIELDLGANQLQTLPSSISYLQTLKTLIICENKLTTLPDEICDLSGLETLDATSNSIAVLPMKLHQLKGLTCAHSYDKFRKCGLWLYNNPLVQPPPEVWRTEKPAKIFEYLKKLAIIKTENLQRQKMLVLGESQCGKTDFVWGLVQGKSLMAEKERDKIRKKMQKLKEEKKEKEKIKNKKVLKEIKEIKDKMDQDGQPKEKAEKIREINSDGKTLVKINENDEKDVTIHDHLDDFTPVEKSKEEVQEDELVVQNGEVSVTLDKTRFIEQTIWRTENSVEFVINDFGGDPTYKMCFPIFLDSKSMVIVMYDHSAYTSDSHHEMVGQWLELLNTHTPGAVVKLVGTKADLCEDDEIKEATCDIVQREVEKQQKCHLENLQKQLAQIQTEIENQKSKIGENGSNDLMQHLESEKKKLEGLIKHPIQIDREVSVISSVEGLPGVSSLINQIELMAIDTKLFPHAQRRIPDHWNKFKVKLKQEKSYYLRLKEVKDMALTFDIKGESLEECLMYLHDIGEVLWFHDIPGMSLILFHKPRLLVDFITTIYRHDFDAFFNYHRNKVFMSKGNFDRKHFEASVEIFLNHGQVSRPMLNCFWFYHQLDYEQFHDILVLMPLLDICYSVPEPPVPLGSNACTPLLVVPWYSQKWAGQDLDNHWQDMLPQGSKVMSFAYEFPGQLPEGTFERISAALQEVVITRADWRDAILCTTENDKILLSLGSDNKTEADILSVTVQGNDSDGVESVIRDLTQTITDVVSRIRGLSWKIRAQQHLWDHHNICYTKKSKSKIVKT